From Candidatus Methanoperedens sp., a single genomic window includes:
- a CDS encoding TIGR00375 family protein — protein sequence MHVNADLHIHSKYSMATSPKMDLPTLAAESRKKGIQLVATGDCLHPKWLAEIKKLKEMNGAFRLDDTYFVLTTEVEDTNQVHHLLIVPSISKAQELYELMRPHSKDIDSDGRPNVRLDGVQIAQAAKDAGALIGPAHAFTPWTAMYAYHNSLRECYGDMAERIYFLELGLSADTSYADRISELSCLTFLSNSDAHSPYVNKLAREFNRFEMTDISFDELKMAIIREKGRKPVLNVGFYPEEGKYNESACIRCFRHYTLRESIIQSWRCVCGGIIKKGVKDRVNELASYDEPKHPAHRPPYLHLIPLSEIIAMALGTGTNTKGVQGIWNALIEQYGSEVAVLVDADIKNSGVDERVINAIIALRCGQVKVHPGGGGQYGRIELEQKNNCKPQKALFDF from the coding sequence ATGCATGTAAACGCAGACCTTCACATTCACTCAAAATACAGCATGGCAACCTCCCCGAAGATGGACCTGCCCACCCTTGCCGCCGAGTCCAGAAAGAAGGGCATCCAGCTCGTTGCAACAGGGGACTGCCTGCATCCCAAGTGGTTGGCTGAGATAAAAAAGTTAAAAGAAATGAACGGAGCTTTCAGATTAGATGATACGTACTTCGTATTAACAACCGAGGTTGAGGATACAAATCAGGTGCATCACCTCCTGATTGTACCTTCAATATCAAAGGCGCAAGAACTGTACGAGTTAATGAGGCCCCACTCAAAAGATATAGACTCAGACGGCAGGCCGAATGTCCGATTGGACGGAGTCCAGATTGCGCAGGCTGCTAAGGATGCAGGTGCGCTAATCGGTCCGGCGCATGCCTTCACGCCCTGGACTGCCATGTATGCGTATCATAACTCACTCAGGGAGTGCTACGGTGACATGGCAGAGCGTATCTATTTTTTAGAACTGGGCTTGAGTGCAGACACCTCTTACGCGGACAGGATCTCAGAACTTAGCTGCCTCACTTTTCTTTCAAATTCGGATGCGCATTCCCCTTATGTTAATAAACTCGCGCGGGAGTTCAACCGCTTTGAGATGACCGATATCAGTTTTGATGAACTTAAGATGGCTATAATACGCGAAAAAGGAAGGAAACCTGTTCTCAATGTGGGTTTTTATCCTGAAGAGGGAAAATACAATGAGAGCGCCTGCATTCGATGTTTCAGACATTATACCCTTCGTGAGAGCATCATACAAAGCTGGAGGTGCGTGTGCGGAGGGATAATTAAAAAAGGAGTGAAAGACAGGGTCAATGAACTTGCGTCGTACGATGAACCCAAGCACCCGGCTCACAGACCCCCCTACCTTCACCTGATACCTTTATCCGAGATAATCGCAATGGCGCTGGGAACAGGTACCAATACAAAAGGCGTGCAGGGAATCTGGAATGCGCTTATAGAACAGTACGGGTCGGAGGTGGCTGTGCTTGTTGATGCGGATATCAAGAATTCAGGCGTGGATGAGCGGGTCATCAATGCAATAATTGCCCTCAGGTGCGGACAGGTAAAAGTACATCCCGGTGGCGGGGGGCAGTATGGGCGGATTGAGCTTGAGCAAAAGAACAACTGTAAACCGCAGAAAGCGCTGTTTGATTTCTGA
- a CDS encoding nitroreductase family protein: MDVFEAIRNRCAVRNFKPDIIPDDVLFKVLEAARWAPSPFNTQPWEFIIIKDKETLKSISRYARYSGYLEEAPMAIAVVVPPVNEKFSWVEGIGETKFAAAMAVQNMMLAAWALGVGTCWVSTEREKTREILKVPKTHFLLTVIPIGYPETPPPKHEEGFRKALQDKIFYEKHGGRVSEDERRRKN; encoded by the coding sequence ATGGATGTATTCGAAGCAATCCGGAATAGATGCGCAGTCCGCAATTTTAAACCTGATATCATTCCAGATGATGTTCTTTTTAAGGTACTGGAGGCTGCACGATGGGCTCCCAGCCCGTTCAACACCCAGCCCTGGGAATTCATAATCATCAAGGATAAGGAAACATTGAAATCCATCTCCAGATATGCGAGGTATTCAGGCTACCTTGAAGAAGCACCCATGGCAATCGCAGTTGTGGTGCCGCCCGTAAATGAAAAATTCTCCTGGGTTGAGGGGATAGGCGAAACAAAGTTCGCCGCTGCCATGGCTGTACAGAATATGATGCTTGCAGCATGGGCTCTTGGTGTTGGGACATGCTGGGTGAGCACAGAACGTGAGAAGACAAGAGAAATACTTAAAGTACCGAAAACACATTTCCTACTTACGGTTATCCCGATTGGATACCCCGAGACGCCTCCTCCCAAACACGAGGAGGGCTTCAGGAAAGCGCTTCAAGATAAGATCTTTTACGAAAAGCATGGCGGGAGAGTGAGCGAAGATGAGCGAAGAAGAAAAAATTAA
- the dapB gene encoding 4-hydroxy-tetrahydrodipicolinate reductase, with protein MIKIAVSGACGKMGGLIIENVLKSRDLKLVSAIDVTNIGKDIGEVMRIGRLNVLVGDANDIDGVLDGSKPDVLIDFTIASASVKNVIAGARKKANLIVGTTGFTPEQRKLMEKAIRDNNVAAVITPNFSIGVNVFWGLLSQAAERLSDYDIEIIEAHHNQKKDAPSGTAMKAAEIISKTLGKKEFIYGRHGLSPRSNEIGIHAVRGGDIVGDHTVLFAGDGERIEIKHQAHSRQAFAKGAVKAAVWVSTAKPGIYEMADVLGIK; from the coding sequence ATGATAAAAATCGCTGTAAGCGGCGCCTGTGGAAAAATGGGAGGGCTCATTATTGAAAATGTCCTGAAATCCAGGGACTTAAAACTTGTTTCTGCAATAGATGTGACAAACATAGGTAAGGACATAGGCGAGGTAATGAGGATTGGCAGGTTAAATGTGCTCGTGGGAGATGCAAATGACATTGATGGTGTTTTAGACGGGTCAAAACCCGATGTGCTTATTGATTTCACTATAGCTTCTGCCTCTGTAAAAAACGTGATTGCAGGCGCACGGAAAAAGGCAAATCTCATCGTTGGGACAACAGGTTTCACACCAGAGCAGCGCAAGCTTATGGAAAAGGCTATTAGAGATAACAATGTGGCTGCCGTTATCACGCCTAATTTCTCCATAGGCGTGAATGTTTTCTGGGGTCTGCTCTCTCAGGCAGCAGAGCGCCTTTCTGATTATGATATCGAGATTATAGAAGCCCACCACAACCAGAAGAAGGATGCGCCAAGCGGCACTGCCATGAAGGCAGCTGAAATTATTTCAAAAACGCTGGGCAAAAAGGAGTTCATTTACGGCAGGCACGGTCTTTCTCCCCGCTCAAATGAAATTGGTATCCATGCTGTTCGCGGTGGAGATATCGTTGGCGACCATACAGTGCTATTCGCAGGCGACGGGGAGCGCATCGAAATAAAACATCAGGCACACAGCAGGCAGGCGTTTGCAAAAGGCGCAGTGAAAGCTGCAGTGTGGGTTTCGACAGCGAAGCCGGGCATATACGAAATGGCGGACGTGCTGGGGATTAAATAA
- the dapA gene encoding 4-hydroxy-tetrahydrodipicolinate synthase yields MIEGVLPALITPFTEDNKVDEKGLQQNIEFLIENGVSGIVPCGTTGESATLSIEEHEKVIEIAVDCSTVPVVAGTGSNNTTEALELTRFAKDAGAEVVLLITPYYNKPNDRGMLAHFKKVANEVDIPMILYNVPSRTGINLKPEIVAELAKESNIVGIKEASGNLEQITRIIEMTLDEDFVVLSGDDALTLPIMALGGRGVISVVANVTPKLVVSMVEAFNRGDLDEARKLHLALAPLIRAVFLETNPIPVKKAVELIGLPAGNLRLPLAPISEDNERKLKKALSDLHLIK; encoded by the coding sequence ATGATTGAAGGTGTTCTGCCTGCCCTTATCACTCCTTTCACAGAGGACAATAAGGTAGACGAAAAAGGTCTGCAGCAGAATATCGAATTTTTGATTGAAAACGGGGTCTCCGGCATCGTTCCTTGCGGAACAACCGGCGAGTCTGCGACCCTTTCCATCGAGGAACATGAAAAGGTCATTGAAATCGCGGTGGATTGCTCCACTGTTCCGGTTGTAGCAGGAACGGGTTCAAATAACACGACAGAGGCGCTGGAGCTGACGCGGTTTGCAAAGGATGCTGGCGCGGAAGTCGTGCTTCTGATAACTCCTTATTATAACAAACCCAACGACAGGGGTATGCTTGCTCATTTTAAGAAGGTTGCAAACGAAGTTGATATCCCCATGATTTTATACAATGTCCCATCGCGCACAGGCATCAATCTCAAGCCCGAAATCGTGGCAGAGCTTGCAAAAGAAAGCAATATCGTAGGGATAAAAGAAGCAAGCGGAAACCTTGAACAGATTACCAGGATTATCGAAATGACACTGGATGAGGATTTTGTAGTACTTTCTGGGGATGACGCCCTCACCCTTCCTATTATGGCTCTTGGCGGCAGGGGTGTAATCTCTGTGGTTGCTAACGTCACCCCGAAACTTGTAGTTTCCATGGTCGAGGCTTTTAACAGGGGTGATCTCGATGAGGCAAGGAAACTGCATCTTGCCCTTGCTCCACTTATACGGGCAGTCTTTTTGGAGACAAATCCCATCCCTGTAAAGAAGGCGGTTGAGCTTATCGGACTCCCGGCAGGGAATCTTCGGCTTCCGCTTGCGCCCATAAGCGAGGATAACGAGCGAAAGTTAAAAAAAGCGCTGAGCGACCTTCACCTGATAAAGTGA
- a CDS encoding 30S ribosomal protein S17e translates to MGNIRPGYIKSMAHQLLEEHGDVFTLDFGQNKENVTKYTDIESKGIRNRVAGYIVRQLRVKAIRKR, encoded by the coding sequence ATGGGAAATATTAGACCCGGATACATCAAATCAATGGCACACCAGTTACTCGAAGAGCACGGCGATGTCTTCACCCTCGACTTTGGGCAGAACAAAGAGAATGTCACCAAATATACAGACATCGAGAGTAAGGGTATCAGGAACCGCGTAGCGGGGTATATCGTACGCCAGTTAAGGGTAAAGGCTATCAGAAAGAGATAA
- a CDS encoding sulfurtransferase TusA family protein: MSEEEKIKPDRFLDCVGLYCPIPIFNTTQEMETMEAGQVLEMVTDDPAAVQDIPRWAKRAGHQFLKLWKEGEHFHFLIRKGKE, encoded by the coding sequence ATGAGCGAAGAAGAAAAAATTAAACCCGACAGATTCCTGGACTGCGTTGGACTCTATTGTCCCATTCCGATTTTTAATACCACGCAGGAGATGGAAACGATGGAAGCGGGGCAGGTACTGGAGATGGTTACAGACGACCCTGCGGCTGTGCAGGATATCCCAAGGTGGGCTAAACGTGCAGGGCATCAGTTTTTGAAACTGTGGAAGGAAGGCGAGCATTTCCATTTTTTGATCAGGAAGGGAAAAGAGTAA
- a CDS encoding radical SAM protein, producing MERFSRFRDNAHEEKILAMPNGIFSYTCLGLSVTLACPLTCRHCITNSSPHIRDQMSIQEAFSYIREAKGIVDHISITGGEPFLDLSRLRTLIAEAKKCGYIVSVMTNAYWAVDWKFTYTTLANLKKDGLDVLGVSLDPYHLEFIGEDRCIRVAEAADSLEIPVHVRVISAKGDNYGDHAKSILNHTNADIHVHHPVRLGRACSLPMEHFCVCHSPPADACETVTALDIVPGGDVYACCGPGKYMKKSNPLYLGNASRESLREILERGLTNPFMKVINTCGPKGFIKDLHDRGLSSLLTLRRRYSDTCQLCLDVTNNPKIVKALQNIYADKNIQREKNALQFLKMFQEYKALPRNPLNNNMRLSNFETT from the coding sequence ATGGAAAGATTTTCGAGGTTCAGGGATAACGCACATGAGGAAAAGATATTAGCTATGCCCAATGGCATCTTCAGTTATACCTGTCTTGGGTTATCGGTGACGTTAGCCTGTCCCCTGACGTGCAGGCATTGCATTACGAATTCCAGTCCGCATATTCGTGATCAGATGAGTATCCAGGAGGCATTTTCGTATATAAGAGAGGCAAAGGGAATAGTAGACCATATAAGTATCACAGGGGGAGAACCATTTCTTGACCTATCTCGTTTGCGTACTCTTATTGCGGAAGCCAAAAAATGCGGATATATCGTATCTGTCATGACAAATGCATACTGGGCTGTGGACTGGAAGTTTACCTACACTACCCTGGCAAACTTGAAAAAGGATGGTCTTGATGTGCTTGGAGTGAGCCTTGACCCTTATCATTTGGAGTTTATCGGAGAGGATCGCTGTATTCGGGTCGCAGAGGCTGCAGATTCCCTTGAAATACCCGTGCATGTTAGAGTCATCTCGGCTAAGGGAGATAATTACGGTGATCATGCCAAAAGCATATTGAATCATACGAATGCGGATATTCACGTTCACCATCCCGTGCGGCTTGGAAGGGCGTGCAGCCTGCCAATGGAGCATTTTTGTGTCTGTCACTCTCCACCCGCGGATGCGTGTGAGACAGTTACTGCTCTTGACATCGTACCGGGAGGAGATGTGTATGCCTGTTGCGGTCCAGGGAAATACATGAAGAAATCGAACCCCCTTTACTTAGGTAATGCATCCAGGGAAAGTTTGCGAGAAATTTTAGAAAGGGGACTTACAAACCCTTTCATGAAGGTCATTAACACATGCGGTCCAAAGGGATTTATCAAAGACTTACATGACAGAGGGCTTTCATCTTTGCTCACTTTGCGCCGCAGATACTCTGATACATGCCAGTTGTGTCTTGATGTGACAAACAATCCAAAAATAGTTAAAGCTCTTCAAAATATATACGCTGACAAGAATATCCAGAGGGAAAAAAATGCGCTCCAATTTTTAAAAATGTTCCAGGAGTACAAAGCACTCCCCCGAAATCCCTTAAATAATAATATGAGATTATCCAATTTCGAGACAACCTAA
- the argH gene encoding argininosuccinate lyase — protein sequence MNILRRGRLSAESSEDIMRFTSSMETDKRIFDADIEVDRAHVVMLKEQGIISARDCSAILSGLDKIQKEGISALDNKYEDVHIALEARLIELVGEDTGGRMHSGRSRNDEVTACIRLTLRKELLNLLEEVHELVTTFLNVAGKHHETIMPGYTHTQHAQPTTLAHHLLAHANAHLRDIERIKGACARTNQNPLGAAAFASTGFPINRERTSELLGFDSAIENSMDAVSTRDFMIESISCFAGIMTNLSRLAEELILWSTSEFGFIELDDKYSSTSSIMPQKKNPDIAELMRGKTGTVHGALISVLTICKALPYSYNRDLQEATPHLWRAVDTARSCVRMAEGMLDTMKVKKERMKEASYIGFTTATELADTIVRATGIPFRTAHHIVGSAAKTGKKPTISLLDELSLEIIQKKLSEKGLSEKDVQQALDPMENIRKRSVSGGPAPKETRRQRTIIRKKNTVCEKDIRLIRKKIQKAREKLNLACQQYS from the coding sequence ATGAATATATTAAGACGAGGGCGGCTGTCGGCAGAATCGAGTGAAGACATCATGCGCTTCACTTCCTCTATGGAAACGGATAAGCGCATATTCGATGCTGATATCGAGGTGGACAGAGCCCATGTTGTCATGCTCAAAGAGCAGGGCATCATCAGTGCCAGGGATTGTTCTGCTATCCTTTCAGGGCTGGATAAAATACAGAAGGAGGGGATTTCAGCCCTTGATAACAAATACGAGGATGTCCACATAGCTCTTGAGGCAAGGCTCATAGAGCTGGTGGGCGAGGATACAGGCGGCAGAATGCATTCGGGGCGTTCACGTAATGATGAGGTCACAGCATGCATCAGGCTCACGCTGCGCAAGGAACTTTTAAACCTCTTGGAAGAAGTCCATGAACTGGTTACAACCTTCCTTAACGTTGCGGGAAAACATCATGAAACCATTATGCCGGGCTACACCCATACCCAGCATGCCCAGCCCACGACGCTTGCTCATCATCTTCTGGCGCATGCGAATGCTCACCTTCGCGACATTGAAAGAATAAAAGGAGCCTGTGCCCGAACAAACCAGAATCCCCTCGGGGCTGCCGCATTTGCTTCTACAGGATTTCCAATAAACAGGGAAAGGACAAGTGAACTGCTTGGCTTCGATTCTGCGATCGAGAATTCCATGGATGCCGTGAGCACGCGCGACTTTATGATCGAAAGCATAAGCTGTTTTGCCGGTATAATGACAAACCTAAGCCGCCTTGCAGAAGAACTCATCCTGTGGAGCACCTCAGAATTCGGCTTTATCGAACTGGATGATAAGTATTCGTCCACTTCATCTATAATGCCGCAGAAGAAAAACCCGGACATCGCAGAACTCATGCGCGGGAAAACGGGAACCGTTCACGGTGCGCTCATCTCGGTACTCACGATATGCAAGGCTCTTCCGTACAGCTACAACCGCGACCTGCAGGAGGCTACACCACACCTCTGGCGCGCTGTGGATACGGCGAGGTCCTGCGTGCGTATGGCAGAGGGCATGCTCGACACGATGAAGGTCAAAAAAGAAAGGATGAAAGAGGCATCGTATATCGGGTTCACGACAGCTACTGAGCTTGCTGATACCATCGTCCGGGCAACAGGCATACCTTTCAGGACTGCGCACCATATCGTGGGCTCGGCTGCAAAGACTGGAAAAAAACCAACTATTTCCCTTCTGGATGAACTCTCATTAGAGATAATCCAAAAGAAATTAAGCGAGAAGGGTCTTTCAGAAAAAGATGTTCAACAGGCGCTTGACCCGATGGAGAACATAAGGAAACGCTCCGTGTCGGGAGGTCCAGCTCCGAAAGAAACCAGGCGCCAGAGAACCATTATCAGGAAAAAAAATACAGTATGCGAGAAGGATATAAGGCTCATCCGGAAAAAAATCCAGAAAGCAAGAGAAAAACTCAATCTTGCGTGTCAGCAATATTCGTGA